GGGGGTTGCTTTTGGACAAGGATATTTCTATTCACCCCCTATTTCAAGTGATGTATTATTTAAAATACCCCAATACTTTCTCTATGACAATCAAGTTAGTTGTGCGTCGTTAAAATAAAGGAATGCGCTTGAAAGTAAGAAAAGTATGTTTGTATGTCGTTGAGGTTGAAAAGGCCTTATTGTTTTTTGAAAAAGTTTTAGGGTTTACTCGAAAATATTACAGTCCAAAAAAAGATTATGCTGAAATTGGGCTGGATACTTTTATTTTGGCTCTAGCTTCGGAAAATTTGATCCCAAATTCTTCACTTGACCCATTTTCGGGAAATGTTTGCAACGAAAACTCACTCGAAACAGAATTGGAAATAGCGACAGAAAATATCTTAATGACCCACTATGCATCACTGGCGAATGGGGCCAAAGAAATATCTCCGCCATGCTCCAACGCATACGGCGAGACCTATTCTTGCATTAGGGTTCCTGGTGGAGTGTTGGTAAGGTTATATTGCAGTTATGGGTTTTGTTAAGAGTGAAAACTAGATGATTTTACAGATTAGAAAAAATTCAATCTATGTGTAGACTTTAATTTTTTATTTGTTCAATCTTTTGTTTATTCCTTGGGACACGGTAACAACCCCTCTCCAGCCCAACAAAAGAACAGTGAGAAAAATGAAAAACATCTCTCGATTGCCCAAGACTTTTTGTGCCATGGTTTCGTGGATGAGGATGAGGATGAGGGCGATGTAGACGAGTTTGTGTTTGGCGTGGTGCTTGGCAAAGAGGCGTTTTGTGGAGGTGATGCCCATGAAGATGAGGATGACAAATGCGCTCATGCCAAGGTAAATAAAGGGTTTGTCGAGGGTCTCTTTGAGCACAAATCCCACATCAAGTTGCGCGTCCAAAAGAAAAAAGTTGCCAAAATGCAGTGTGGCGTAAAAAAGCGCAAAAAGCCCTAACATTCTTCGGTAGCGCAAGAGGTTAAGCGCACGTCGCAAGGGGGTGATGGCTAAGGAGAGAAACAAAAACCCCATGGCACTAAGCCCTGTGAGGGTGTAGATGTGTTTGATGGGGTCGTTGGCCTCTTGGACGCCGTAGAGTAGATAGGCTAGGGGCAAAAGCGACCCCACAAATACCGCTATTTTTTGCATCAAAAAAATCTTTTCAAGTCCATCTCTTTGTACAGCGAAGCCACTTCTTCGCCGTAACCGTTAAACATCAGCGTTTCTGTTTTTAAAAAACTGCCCAGTTTGCGCTCTTTGGCTTGACTCCAGCGGGGGTGGTCAACGTGCGGGTTGACGTTGGCGTAGAATCCGTACTCTCTAGGGTTGAGTGCTTGCCATGTGTTTTTAGGCTCCGTGGTAGCAAAGGCCACATGGTCGATGGATTTGATGCTTTTGAAACCGTATTTCCACGGCACAATCAAGCGCAACGGTGCGCCGTTTTGGTTGGGGAGTACTTTTCCGTACATGCCCACCGCCACAAACGCAAGCGGGTGCATCGCTTCATCCATGCGCAACCCTTCCACATACGGGTAAGGAATGGCTCCTTGGCGCATGCCTTTGCGTTGGTCGGGAAACATGGTCGGGTCGTATTTGGTTTGGAACAGCACGTACTTGGCTTTAGAGGTTGGCTTGGCGATGGCCAAGAGGGCGGAGAGGGGAAATCCAATCCACGGCACGACCATCGACCACCCCTCAACACAGCGAAAACGGTAAATCCGCTCTTCGAGGGGAAGTGTTGCGAGCAACGCTGAGACTTCAAGGGGCGTGGTGTTTTCGCACTCACCGTGAAAACCCACTTCCCACGGCGAAGGTCTAAGGGTATGGGCCATGCGCGCAGGTTTTTCTTTGGCGGTGGAAAATTCGTAAAAGTTATTGTAAGTGCTTGCTTGTTCAAAGGTGCTCAATTCCAACTCTTTTCCGTAGGGGGTTGGGGTGAATGCAAGGGGGCTAAGGAGGTCGTTTTTGGCCGCCCAAAGGGTGTCCATCACCACACTCGAAGAGACAAGCGCGGCCGCACCCAGTTTAAGAAAATCTCTTCGTTTGTGGAAAAGCGCTTCGTCGGTGACTTCGGTTTGGCTCAATTGCCAACGGGGTTTTTTGAAGATATACACGGGGCCTCCTTTTGGTGATATTTTTTTACATGTAGAGCGCCTTACATGTAAGCGTAAGGCGCCTTAAAGTCCTAAAAAATCCCAATGCCCCAAAAGAAGAACAAGCCTCCTCTAAGGAAACGGTGCCTTAGGAGATTTCCCGTTTACCCCAAAACCCAGCAAGAAGTGAGCCTGAGATGTTGTGCCAGACGCTAAAAAGTGCTCCCGGAAGCGCGCTTAAAGGGGTGGCGGCAAAATATTTGCCCGCGAGTGCTACGGCAAGGCCTGAGTTTTGCATCCCTGTTTCGATGGCGATGGTGCGGCAGGTTTTGGTGTCGTAGCCCAAGAGTTTGGGCACAAGGTAGCCTATTAACAGTCCTAGAAGGTTGTGCAAGACCACACCAAGGAAGATGAGCGCGCCTACGGTGGCGATTTTGGGTTGGTTGAGGGCGATGACGATAGCGATGATGAATAAAATCGCTCCCATGGAAAAGAGTGCAAAAAGGCCGTGGAGTTTTTGGATTTTGGCACCAAAAAGGTGGCTACACACAAGACCCGCAAGCACAGGCACAAGGACGATTTTGACGATGCCCATGAGCATACCCATGGCGTTGACATCCACTTCTTGCCCCACATAAAACCACACCAAAAAAGGGGTAAGAAGCACAGAAAGAATCGTGCTAATGGCGGTGAGTGTGATGGAAAGGGCCACATCTGCCTTGGCAAGATAGGCCATGACGTTAGACGCAGTGCCGCCTGAAACGGCGCCTACAAGAAGCATCCCCACAAGCAAGTCCGTGGAAAACCCGAGGGTTTTGGAGATGCCAAAAGCCAACAGCGGCATACAGCCAAACTGCAAAGCCAGAGTCAAACCAATGACCACAGGACGCTTAAGCGCGCGCAAAAAATCCTCAGCTTTGAGGGTCGCGCCCATGAAAAACATAATCATCGTCAGTAAAGGCACAATGAGCGAAGCATGGGATTTAAAAAGCGTCGGTGCAAGGTAAGCCAAAGCCCCCACCAAAACAGCCCAAAGGGGAAAGAGTCCATTAATGCG
The window above is part of the Sulfurospirillum tamanense genome. Proteins encoded here:
- a CDS encoding sulfite oxidase heme-binding subunit YedZ; translation: MQKIAVFVGSLLPLAYLLYGVQEANDPIKHIYTLTGLSAMGFLFLSLAITPLRRALNLLRYRRMLGLFALFYATLHFGNFFLLDAQLDVGFVLKETLDKPFIYLGMSAFVILIFMGITSTKRLFAKHHAKHKLVYIALILILIHETMAQKVLGNREMFFIFLTVLLLGWRGVVTVSQGINKRLNK
- the msrP gene encoding protein-methionine-sulfoxide reductase catalytic subunit MsrP translates to MYIFKKPRWQLSQTEVTDEALFHKRRDFLKLGAAALVSSSVVMDTLWAAKNDLLSPLAFTPTPYGKELELSTFEQASTYNNFYEFSTAKEKPARMAHTLRPSPWEVGFHGECENTTPLEVSALLATLPLEERIYRFRCVEGWSMVVPWIGFPLSALLAIAKPTSKAKYVLFQTKYDPTMFPDQRKGMRQGAIPYPYVEGLRMDEAMHPLAFVAVGMYGKVLPNQNGAPLRLIVPWKYGFKSIKSIDHVAFATTEPKNTWQALNPREYGFYANVNPHVDHPRWSQAKERKLGSFLKTETLMFNGYGEEVASLYKEMDLKRFF
- a CDS encoding bile acid:sodium symporter family protein; this translates as MVNRINGLFPLWAVLVGALAYLAPTLFKSHASLIVPLLTMIMFFMGATLKAEDFLRALKRPVVIGLTLALQFGCMPLLAFGISKTLGFSTDLLVGMLLVGAVSGGTASNVMAYLAKADVALSITLTAISTILSVLLTPFLVWFYVGQEVDVNAMGMLMGIVKIVLVPVLAGLVCSHLFGAKIQKLHGLFALFSMGAILFIIAIVIALNQPKIATVGALIFLGVVLHNLLGLLIGYLVPKLLGYDTKTCRTIAIETGMQNSGLAVALAGKYFAATPLSALPGALFSVWHNISGSLLAGFWGKREIS